CAAGGCATCAACTGAATCACCTGTGTCACTGCTGAGCCAAAAACACTTGTTTTGGTTCCCTGCAGAGTCTTTCAATGAGCCTGAATCTGACAAAGACACAAACGATGCCACTAAAACACAATTTTCTGATGGCAACAACCACATTGTAGTGAAAACCATCTATAATGAACCTGGCAACAAAATGATTTATGACAGCAAGGATTTCCCCATTGGACCTGTTCTTGTGAACAATGATACAAAGGCAATGAAAGATACAGTCACCAATACTGATGAATCCTGGTTAGATGGTTACCCTGTAACTCAGGAAGCAGTGGAGGATGACGAAGAGGAGGATAAGGTTGATGGATCGATGGGAACAGAAGATGACATTATCCTTACAACTGATCAACCAAATCATGTTGAAGTTAGAAAAGCAGGCAACAGTAATCCAGCTCCAGACAAGGACTTAACACAGATCATGGCAGCCCCAAAAAGGATACGTGATTATGGGATCAAAGAAGTACCGTTAGTACTAACACCAACAAGTGCTCCCGAGAACGTGAGTGCTAGCAAGGGCTCTGAGGATGTGATCAGGTATCACCCAACTACATCTTTGGGATTTGTGACTCAGGAGTCTACTACAACAACTACACAGCATGACTACCCCACCTTGAAAACTGCTACATTGAAAACCTCTACAACAGTCAGTCCCATTGACCACATTCCATATCCAGAGGCAGAAAAAACAACAGCATACCCAACACAAGCAGCAACCACTACACCAACTCGGGATGTCTTTTCTGACTCATTGTCTAATGAATTACTTGAGCAAGAAAATCTCATTTATGGCACAGGAGAAAAACTTCTCCCCACTTCTGAACCTTGTGTAGGAGAGGATTGTCCTAGCCCAAGTAAAGGTCCCATGATAGCTATCACTGTGATTGTTCTATGTTTATTACTGTTTGCATGTATCCTGGCAGTGTGGTGTTTCAAAAAACGGCAACAGAAGAGTTCTGTATATAAATTGAATGGAAAAGGTCAGGCTAGACATCCCCATCACCACCAACAGATTGAAATGCAGAAAGTCTAACCTGCTACCTGTTTTTGGGCAGACACtacaaagcaagaaaaaaagtCACATGAATGGTGGACACTAAAATCCATCAGTGCAGGAAACAgggggcaaaaaacaaacaaacaaagaaacctgTGTGGGACAGAAGGAAGTTCAGCTGTTTGAAATAACAACTTAATATATCTTGACATTTCAGTGTTAAAGAAACTGTACATTTTTACCACAAGGGTCTTTTTGGAGATCTCAGCAAAAAAGAATGTGTTTGGTAGCGCAACTGGAGATCATTCAACATTTACATTTTGCTCATATTAATTAATAAAAGCAAATTCTTTGTCTATGACATTGTCTGGTTACAAGCCAATGGCGGGACTGGTCAGACCTTTCTGCTTTACTCTCAATGAAACAAAAGAGATGGGGGGCAAAAGTCTCTCTTTGAGCTTCCACATATGTTGGCATTTGTTATTTCTTTTAGAACTAACCAAATTTGTCAGGGTAGACCAAAACCAATGATTACATGGCATATCATGTGAGGAAAAATATTTGGTACAGTATGTTAATGTAATGGGTGATATTGCATTTGGAGAGATGATCACTAAGGTACTTTTCTTCAATGTTGTGAAATTTTCTTGAAGCACATTAACCAAACATGTAGGACATTAGGATACTTTGGGGTTGGCGGGTGTTGTTTTAACCTTAGGAAAGAAGTGCCTTTTTTTATATTAATCTTTTTTTGTGGAAGTAATGCTTTCTCACTGGAATTGAGATAATACAAATACTAGAAAACTCCATTCTTCCTTTAAAATAAGTAAGCACTGTGATAGTCAGTGCACTCCTCCTTTCAGGTGCTATGAGTAGCCCCTTACTCATCAAGGAGTCAGACAGGAATAAAGCCCTTGGCAGGAAAATACATCAAAAGTAATTTGTTCTTCTGAGTAATAGTGCTTTAAGACCAACTGATCCAGATGTTGAATTTAAATACACAGTCTATAACGTATGAATTAAAAACGTTATGTAGAATATATTTGCCACATTATTCTGTGGGATGACTGAAGTACACTTG
Above is a window of Caretta caretta isolate rCarCar2 chromosome 2, rCarCar1.hap1, whole genome shotgun sequence DNA encoding:
- the SUSD5 gene encoding sushi domain-containing protein 5, with product MAMAPGSKRFTLTFVQYMGSVCFLLQIVSVEADGKLFTVESRNSSQGLDLTAAQKLCADLGARLATAEELRRAVVDCSFAACTRGWLADGTIGTMVCSKTGSNQQSVKAIDVNIENDPSPGGRYNALCVKDQDKPCGDPPSFPHTILHGHTGFEMGDELLYVCAQGYIMGNKEAAFTLLCDSCGEWYGQVQACVKDETEAHIDYEDNFPDDRSMPVAEHEEEHGEEEGVEEQEQEFSHPKDTEAERVGSSKDVTQDIDSTEKGSKASTESPVSLLSQKHLFWFPAESFNEPESDKDTNDATKTQFSDGNNHIVVKTIYNEPGNKMIYDSKDFPIGPVLVNNDTKAMKDTVTNTDESWLDGYPVTQEAVEDDEEEDKVDGSMGTEDDIILTTDQPNHVEVRKAGNSNPAPDKDLTQIMAAPKRIRDYGIKEVPLVLTPTSAPENVSASKGSEDVIRYHPTTSLGFVTQESTTTTTQHDYPTLKTATLKTSTTVSPIDHIPYPEAEKTTAYPTQAATTTPTRDVFSDSLSNELLEQENLIYGTGEKLLPTSEPCVGEDCPSPSKGPMIAITVIVLCLLLFACILAVWCFKKRQQKSSVYKLNGKGQARHPHHHQQIEMQKV